The following nucleotide sequence is from Roseivirga sp. BDSF3-8.
GCTGGGACCCCAGCAGGTAGAAACCAAAATAGACCAGGACAGTCACTTATCAGGTCAGCTAAGTTTGTGGGACCAGAGGGGCTCAAATGTGATCAGAGGTAATGTACTTGCCATTCCTATAGGCAACACCCTTATCTATGTAGAGCCAATATACCTGCAGGCTGAAACGGCAGCTTACCCTGAGCTCAGGCTTGTGGCAGTAATGCATGGTGATGAACTAAGCTACGCCGAATCATTCGGTGAAGCCCTGGAGGGACTCTTTAACCGACGAGCGGAAGATGGCCGGGGACCATCGCTGCCAGTAAGTGACCGGCCCACCCAGCCGGCTGGAAGCGAAAGTCAGGTGAGGCTTATCGAAGAGGCCAACCGGGCTTTTGAAGAATATGTAAGATATACCTCTCAGCGAAGGTACGAAGAAGCTGGACAGGCACTTCAGGAACTGGAGCAGCATCTGAAAAGTCTTAACGGAAATTCAAACGAAAAATCCACTGAGAATATAGTAATTGGAGACACAACCGCCGCCTCCGGGAACAATGAGTAAGAAAATACCTTAATTTAAGAGAACAAAACATAACCAAATCAGGTATTATTATTGAGGAAATAAATAATTGCCTCACTTGAGTAAATAATTCCTGTAACTTACAGGAATTAGCGGATACGGCCTTGGCTATTTTTTAAACTATGGAAAAGGCTTATATTTAGCACTAACTTTTTGAATTATAACTTTTTAGCGATTCCCTGAAATTTTTTCAACATTGCATTATGGGAACCGACCCTACTGAGGTAGATTGTATGCCATACGCGTCCGAAAGTAAAAATAAGGACAAAACTTCCTACGATTATAGTGCAGGCTTTATCAGAAGTTGTCCCGATATCCTTATGCATCTGAATGAGGATTTGAGGGTGCTTTTTGTAAACGAGGCATTTCAATCCACCTTTCATCTTTCTAATAACGACGTTAAGGGCATGGCTTGGGAAGATACCCCATTTTCCAGGCAGGAAACCGGTGTGGCTGACAGAGCCGAATTACGCAGGCAACTTACGGCCAATGGTGGCAAGTATGACTTTACCTTTAGCTCCACGTCCACAGACGGGAGTGAATCCTGTCAGTATCATACCAGGCTATATGCAGAAAACGGAAACAGCAACTCCCTAACCTATTGGGTCGTTGGACGCAATATAGGAGCGGTTGGTAATAAGGCTAAAACCTACGCGGCTAACTATGACCGCCTGGTGAAAAATTATCCTGACCTGGTTTGTCGATACGATAAAGAGCATCGTATAATCTATGCTAATGAGGCTTGCCAGAAGTTTTTTGGTATAGACTCAGAGGAACTTGTAGGAAAAAAGAAGGAAGATCTGGGGCTGGTAAGCGAAGAGGGGCTGGAGTCATGGAATAAAAAGCTTAAGGCAACCTTTAAAGAAGGGGAGACAGATGACATTACCTTTGAGGTCATATTCAACGGGAAATCCAGGCATTTTCATTCAGTAATAGTTCCTGAGAAAGGGTCTGCCGGGTCTGTAGAGCATATCCTTGCGATAACCCGAGAGGTCACCGATCTAAAAAACACCGAATCGCAGCTCAGAAAAGATAATGAAGACCTGCGTTCGCTCAATACCTATCTTGATAACTTCATATATACCATTGCGCACGACCTGCGTGGCCCTGTGGGTAATTTGAAAAGCCTTCTGTGGCTGTATAAGCTGGAAAGTGATGACAAAGCCCGGCAGGACATCATGAATAAGCTGGAGGATACTTTCGGCAGACTGGATAACCGGCTTAACGGGCTCATTGGCCTTATAGAAAGTATGGCAAACCTTGAAAGTAAGATTGCCACCTGCAAGCTTGAAAACATCATTCGCGATATACAGGCAGATCTGGAGAACCGTCCGGACTTCACCCCCTATACCATTCACAAGCACCTGGATGTAAAAGAGATTAAATACATCGAGGCCTATATGGTGAGCATACTGTCTAACCTGCTATCCAATATCATGAAATACCGCGAACCCAGCCGTCCGTTAAGGATCAGGGTAAGCACCTACCGTATGGGAGAGTTCGTCATTCTCGAAGTAGAGGATAATGGGATAGGAATAGACCTCGAAAATATCGGAAAAGATCTGTTTAAGCCTTTCAGGCGCTTTACTAAGCAAAGCGAAGGCAAAGGCATAGGCCTCCACATCATAAAGACCATGGTAGAGAAAAACGGCGGGCGAATTGAGGTGAACAGTACCGTAGGAGAGGGAACTACCTTTCAGCTTTACCTTAAAGAATACTAACTTACTTAGGAATTCGGCTAAAACGGCTAAATTTTTTAACTTTGGAAAATGTATGCCGTTGTCGATCTGGAGACTACCGGAGGTAGCTGCCGTCATGATAAAATCACTGAAGTAGCCATCTATATTACTGATGGTAAGAAGATTGTGAAATCATGGAGCAGTCTTGTCAATCCCGGTTGCCCTATTCCCGCTCATATTACCCGCATTACTGGTATTGATAACCACATGGTGGCCGATGCGCCGGCTTTTCATGAGGTGGCCAAGACTATAGTAGAGCTGCTGGAAGGCAGAGTCTTTGTGGCTCATAACGTGAACTTTGATTACGGATTCCTGCGGGAATCTTTTGCTGCCCTCGGGTTTCCATTTGATAAGGAAAGGCTCTGTACCGTACAGGCCAGCAGACGTATACTGCCAGGCCACCGTTCATACAGCCTCGGTAAGCTCTGCCATGCTCTCAAAATTCCATTGTATAACCGTCACCGGGCAGCCGGAGATGCGGAGGCTACAGCACTGCTATTGCACCATCTGGTAAGCAATAGCTCACATAATCTGCTTTCTGACTATACGAAAGGGGGTAAGCGTAAAAAAACTACTGCCCGAAAGCTATTAACCGATCTGCCGGAAGCTACCCTCCGGAAGCTTCCTTCCACCACTGGCGTGTACCAGCTTAAAGATGAAAATGGCGTCATACTGTATATTGGTAAAAGCACCGATATGCGCCAGCGCGTACTTACGCACCTGGCAGGCAAGGGGGGGCGTAAAGCTGCCGCCATGGCGCGTATGGTGAAGCAAATAGATACCCTGGAGACCGGCAGCGAACTCGTGGCCCTGCTTCACGAATCCGACCTGATCAAAAAGCATAAACCCTTTTACAATGTTATGCAGAAAAGAGGCGAGTTTGCCATTGGTCTGGCCGTGGATGTCCGGATTGATGGTTACATCCGCATGGAACTAAAAAGGCTTAAGGGAAATGAGCAGGTAGTAGCTGCATTTGCTACGGAAGCCAAGGCTAAAAAGATGCTCACCGCACTGGTGCAGGAGCACAATCTTTGCATGAACCTATGTGGGCTGGAAAAGACGAAAGGTCCCTGTTTTCACCATACACTCGGATGGTGTCTCGGGGCATGCTGCGATAAGGAGAAGCCGGATACCTATAATGCCCGGGCTGAGGAGGCGCTCAGGGCTTTTATGATCCCGGCCGAAGACATGTACATCGTAGACGAAGGGCGAAGTGCCCGGGAGAGAGCCATCATCAGAATAGAAAATGGCCGCTGTACCGGCTACGGCTTTGCCGATGCCGGTAAGTTGGACCATTTATCTTATCTCGCAGGCATAGACATGCAGCCTGTGACAGATTGCAGGTACGTACGGCGTGTGATCAATTCTTTTCTAAGGGAAGAAAAGGTAGAGAGGACCATTCTCTTCAAATCAGATCAGATATCGATCTCCACCTGATTTCTTAACAGATCCTCCATCGTTTCGCGGCGGCGTATCAGCTTAGCCTCACCCTGATGAATCATTACTTCCGCAGGCCTGAATCGGCTATTATAGTTAGAAGCCATACTAAACCCGTAAGCACCTGCATTTTTTATGGCAATGATGTCCCCCTCGCGTAGTTCGCTGAGCTTGCGGTCATAGCCCAATGTGTCCGTTTCGCAGATATACCCTACCACAGTATACACCCTGAAAGTACTTTCGGGATTTGAAATATTGACCATATCGTGGTAAGAGTCATACATCATCGGCCTCAGCAAATGATTCATGCCAGAATCCACCCCCGCAAATACAGTGGCTGGCGTGGTTTTGATCACATTCGTCTTTACGAGGAAGTAACCAGCTTCACTAACCAGAAACTTGCCAGGCTCAAACCATACTTCCAGCTTCCGTCCGTATTCTTTACTGAAATTGGCTATCGTTTCCGAAAGCCTTTTGCCAAGGGCATTAATATCCGTCGTCACGTCCCCTTCACGGTAGGCTACTTTAAAGCCGCTGCCAAAGTCCAGGAACTCAAGATCAGGAAAGTCCTTTGCTGCGTCCAGTAAAATCTGGGCTCCCCTTATGAATACCTCACTGTCCAGAATGTCCGAACCCGTATGCATATGCAGACCCGTTACGTTAATATCATTAGTGGCCACTACCCTTAGCAAGTGCCTCATCTGCAGTATGGATATGCCAAACTTACTGTCGATATGGCCGGTAGATATCTTTGTGTTGCCACCCGCCATGATATGAGGGTTCAGCCTAATGCATACGGGCACTTTATTACCAAATTCGTGTCCGAATTGCTCCAGGATGGATATATTGTCAATATTGATCGTAACACCCAGTTTCACCCCTTCTCTAATCTCATCAATAGACACACAGTTAGGTGTAAATAAAATCTCCTCCGGTGTAAAGCCTGCCTTGAGCCCCAGGTGAACTTCCTGTATAGAAACAGCATCCATACCCGTACCTGCTTTACGCAGGAGCTTTAGTACAGAAATATTGGTGAGAGATTTGGCTGCATACTTAATCCTTACCGGCATAGAGCCAAAAGCCTTTCGAAGCTTTTCAGTCTGGCTTATGATCTTATCGGCATCATAAACATAAACGGGGGTTCCGAATTTTTCGGTAAGTTCCAGGAGGTCAACTCCCTGTATCGTATATCGCTTTTTCGTAAGTTCCATATCCTAAGGTATTGCCCTGCAAATATGGTCAAAAAAAAAGCAGAGGACAACGATCCCGTTACCCTCCGCATCAGAGCGCCTTTTTATAGGCACTTAACCATTACTAACTAATTCAATAATCCAAATCAATCTTTTCTTCTCGCACCTCCCCATTCTGTTCTATTAACAGCAATAGAGTAGGGCTTTTCAGTCTTTTTAGCTGTATCTTCTTTTGGTAGGAGCCATCAAAGTTTTTGAGGGTTTCCTTAAATAATTCTTTTCCCTTATCGTCAGTGACTTTTATATCCGTTGGCACTGCTTCTGCCTCAAAGCTCAGGCTTAGTTCATTGCTTTTCAGATCCACATCATAGTCCAGTGCTGACAGGAAGCCCCCTGGTTCGGGATAAATTCTCTTTCCCCTTTTTACAATTTCGTTCCTGTCCGCTTTTTCACCCATAATTACCGCTACATTCCTTTCCTCTATCATTTGGCGAATATCCTCCGGCAGTTCATCCTCATCTGAAAAACGGTAAACCTCTACCGTTTTACCTTCTCCCTTTTCTACCATTATGACCTTATTGCCATACTCAATTACTTGCGACTTACTGTCTTTATCCTTATCCCCGTGGATAATGATTTCCTCCTTTTTCTTCTCATCACCTGCACGTATGACACGTACCTGCCTCATATTCCCGTTACCGGTAATCATCTCTTCCTTGTCAGTATGGATTACAATCACACCGTCTTCTCCCATAAATTCCTGCAGTTCCTTATCCTCATTCATTTCCTCTTCAGAAGAGTAAGAGCGCGACAGGGTTTTGCCATCTTTAGAAACGTTAATCTTAATGTGCGTTTCCATTCTTTCGCGGCTTGCTTCCTGTGCTGCGGCAGGCAGGGCTACTGAGCCGGTCAGTATAATAGTCAAGAGTAGGTGTGTTGTTGTTTTCATGGAGTTTGAGTGGTTTGATGGTGGTAAGGTAGCAAGAGAACCTATTCCAGCGCGTTAATGGCCGGTTAAAGAATGTTAATAAATGTTAAGCCGAAACAAGTTTTCAATCGATAATGTAGTTTTACAACCATGAGTATGCGCAGGATACAAATCATCATCGGCCTTATGGCCATGGCCCTGATAGGTCTGGTAGCTTTTCAGCTTTACTGGATTGATAACGCCATGAT
It contains:
- a CDS encoding exonuclease domain-containing protein, with the translated sequence MYAVVDLETTGGSCRHDKITEVAIYITDGKKIVKSWSSLVNPGCPIPAHITRITGIDNHMVADAPAFHEVAKTIVELLEGRVFVAHNVNFDYGFLRESFAALGFPFDKERLCTVQASRRILPGHRSYSLGKLCHALKIPLYNRHRAAGDAEATALLLHHLVSNSSHNLLSDYTKGGKRKKTTARKLLTDLPEATLRKLPSTTGVYQLKDENGVILYIGKSTDMRQRVLTHLAGKGGRKAAAMARMVKQIDTLETGSELVALLHESDLIKKHKPFYNVMQKRGEFAIGLAVDVRIDGYIRMELKRLKGNEQVVAAFATEAKAKKMLTALVQEHNLCMNLCGLEKTKGPCFHHTLGWCLGACCDKEKPDTYNARAEEALRAFMIPAEDMYIVDEGRSARERAIIRIENGRCTGYGFADAGKLDHLSYLAGIDMQPVTDCRYVRRVINSFLREEKVERTILFKSDQISIST
- a CDS encoding ATP-binding protein — encoded protein: MGTDPTEVDCMPYASESKNKDKTSYDYSAGFIRSCPDILMHLNEDLRVLFVNEAFQSTFHLSNNDVKGMAWEDTPFSRQETGVADRAELRRQLTANGGKYDFTFSSTSTDGSESCQYHTRLYAENGNSNSLTYWVVGRNIGAVGNKAKTYAANYDRLVKNYPDLVCRYDKEHRIIYANEACQKFFGIDSEELVGKKKEDLGLVSEEGLESWNKKLKATFKEGETDDITFEVIFNGKSRHFHSVIVPEKGSAGSVEHILAITREVTDLKNTESQLRKDNEDLRSLNTYLDNFIYTIAHDLRGPVGNLKSLLWLYKLESDDKARQDIMNKLEDTFGRLDNRLNGLIGLIESMANLESKIATCKLENIIRDIQADLENRPDFTPYTIHKHLDVKEIKYIEAYMVSILSNLLSNIMKYREPSRPLRIRVSTYRMGEFVILEVEDNGIGIDLENIGKDLFKPFRRFTKQSEGKGIGLHIIKTMVEKNGGRIEVNSTVGEGTTFQLYLKEY
- the lysA gene encoding diaminopimelate decarboxylase yields the protein MELTKKRYTIQGVDLLELTEKFGTPVYVYDADKIISQTEKLRKAFGSMPVRIKYAAKSLTNISVLKLLRKAGTGMDAVSIQEVHLGLKAGFTPEEILFTPNCVSIDEIREGVKLGVTINIDNISILEQFGHEFGNKVPVCIRLNPHIMAGGNTKISTGHIDSKFGISILQMRHLLRVVATNDINVTGLHMHTGSDILDSEVFIRGAQILLDAAKDFPDLEFLDFGSGFKVAYREGDVTTDINALGKRLSETIANFSKEYGRKLEVWFEPGKFLVSEAGYFLVKTNVIKTTPATVFAGVDSGMNHLLRPMMYDSYHDMVNISNPESTFRVYTVVGYICETDTLGYDRKLSELREGDIIAIKNAGAYGFSMASNYNSRFRPAEVMIHQGEAKLIRRRETMEDLLRNQVEIDI